Proteins co-encoded in one Desulfitobacterium hafniense DCB-2 genomic window:
- a CDS encoding sodium:solute symporter family protein, with translation MFNIPLLIVILYIFALFGISFYASKRAKGTEGFLLAGRQMTTPLIAVLITGLAIGGASTIGVAEQAYNVGLAAGWYNVAWGAGAICMGILAAAKYRSMNITTVPEMFEKFYDVKGRVICVLSQITIQLVITSLQYLAGGAILASLLPSVFTLQSGIITSAIVFIGITFVGGMWSAGISNILNVVLIYLGIAIATIATLINQGGIAQIAVKLPQEVPYFHWVGGLGWIAIASWFAVMMTQTMSLQGTVQISLSAKDAKTARNGFVIGGLLMLPIGFLAALMGIAAKGMYPDMSATLALPQMIMSLPPVLAGITLAALWAADVSTAGSLLLGSATLFSQDIYKRFLRPGSDEKHLMWVTKFSVIALGALTFILALTVSGILKTIMIGLSLTTAFTIVFLFTVFAPGLARRNSAFYTNLVGIAVIVLWQFIPAVRVFPHVIYLEWIACLVTFLLVPIFDRQPIRLGNKEDSLISQVAK, from the coding sequence ATGTTCAATATTCCTTTGCTGATTGTGATTCTTTATATTTTTGCCTTATTTGGAATAAGCTTTTATGCCTCAAAACGGGCCAAGGGAACGGAAGGGTTCCTCCTTGCCGGCCGTCAGATGACGACTCCCCTCATTGCCGTGTTGATTACAGGTTTAGCTATCGGCGGAGCTTCCACCATCGGTGTGGCGGAACAGGCCTATAATGTAGGTCTTGCTGCCGGCTGGTATAATGTGGCCTGGGGGGCAGGGGCAATTTGTATGGGAATTTTGGCGGCCGCCAAATACCGTAGTATGAATATCACTACAGTTCCCGAAATGTTTGAGAAGTTCTATGATGTCAAGGGCCGGGTGATCTGTGTACTGAGTCAAATTACCATTCAACTGGTCATAACATCCCTGCAATACCTGGCAGGGGGAGCGATCCTGGCTTCCTTGCTCCCTTCCGTGTTTACTCTGCAGTCGGGAATTATTACCAGTGCCATCGTTTTCATTGGCATTACTTTTGTCGGAGGAATGTGGTCTGCCGGCATTTCGAATATCCTGAATGTGGTTTTAATCTATCTGGGCATAGCCATAGCGACCATTGCTACCCTCATCAATCAGGGAGGGATAGCCCAAATCGCCGTCAAGCTTCCCCAGGAGGTGCCTTATTTTCATTGGGTGGGTGGTCTGGGGTGGATTGCCATTGCCAGCTGGTTTGCGGTGATGATGACCCAAACCATGTCCCTGCAGGGTACAGTGCAGATTTCCTTAAGTGCTAAGGATGCCAAAACTGCACGGAATGGGTTTGTCATTGGGGGACTCCTGATGCTGCCCATCGGTTTCCTGGCCGCCTTGATGGGGATTGCCGCCAAGGGAATGTATCCGGATATGAGCGCGACTTTGGCGCTGCCCCAGATGATTATGTCCTTGCCGCCGGTTCTGGCCGGAATTACTCTGGCTGCTCTTTGGGCAGCGGACGTTTCCACAGCGGGAAGCTTATTGTTAGGCTCTGCGACACTGTTCTCACAAGATATCTATAAGCGCTTTTTACGCCCGGGCAGCGATGAGAAACATTTAATGTGGGTGACGAAGTTTTCGGTGATCGCTTTAGGTGCTCTGACCTTTATCTTAGCTTTAACGGTCAGTGGAATTTTGAAGACGATTATGATCGGGCTCAGTCTGACCACGGCCTTTACCATCGTGTTTTTATTCACGGTTTTTGCCCCGGGGCTTGCCCGAAGGAACTCCGCTTTTTATACGAATCTCGTGGGGATTGCCGTCATTGTTTTGTGGCAGTTTATCCCGGCGGTACGGGTGTTCCCTCATGTGATTTATTTGGAGTGGATTGCTTGTTTAGTGACGTTTTTACTCGTGCCTATCTTTGACAGACAGCCTATTCGACTTGGAAATAAGGAAGATTCGCTAATAAGTCAGGTTGCCAAGTAG
- a CDS encoding DUF4491 family protein — MSFQGVIIGAMAFIIIGVFHPIVIKGEYYFGKRIWPLFLVAGIVLIGASLFIANNMLSAIVSVTGFSCLWSIHEIFEQEKRVKKGWFPGNPNRR, encoded by the coding sequence ATAAGTTTTCAAGGTGTGATCATCGGGGCAATGGCTTTTATCATCATCGGCGTGTTTCATCCCATTGTCATCAAAGGTGAATACTATTTCGGAAAAAGGATCTGGCCATTATTCTTGGTTGCCGGGATAGTCTTGATAGGCGCCTCTCTGTTTATCGCGAATAATATGCTTTCCGCCATCGTCAGCGTGACAGGCTTTTCCTGCCTCTGGAGCATCCATGAAATTTTTGAGCAGGAAAAACGGGTGAAAAAAGGTTGGTTTCCGGGTAATCCGAACAGAAGGTAA
- a CDS encoding IS1182-like element ISDha8 family transposase, whose amino-acid sequence MFNIRQERLFSLEEILETSPRESYALILGPLDINPLLEAVSKKAIFGAPTQLNYTAMIYSLIIRVIERIPTIKDLRKRLKNSLEFRFDCGFTLADSVPSEASYCRMIKKIDDSSVLANSQDDLVLQAFKEGFIDPECVVAIDATHIEARDRKPEKKQEETPVEKTPKKRGRKPKSEREAWLKEQEELEKNRPIFEKKIEDQLSCTFTELAQHIPLDPQWGIKKNSEGKNVFWYGFKGHLLVDCKGQYVLSSLLSSGNINDGKMAIPLLKALSEKHPYLNPSYILADAGYDYIPIYQQARCIGARALIDYNKRNEQLPEDNDKYFRPICQKGYSYRYDSHDPRYDTLKYTRPKECQECPLKDSDTCQKVFKIKTLSDPRKYTVPARGSDRYFELYKQRTAVERVNAYLKEYFQLNNIRHRGKSAQVDFQFSILAYTLCKLAVDRLNKSMRIAA is encoded by the coding sequence ATGTTTAATATTCGCCAAGAACGTCTATTTTCCTTGGAGGAAATACTAGAAACTTCTCCAAGAGAATCATATGCTCTAATTCTTGGGCCTTTGGACATTAACCCTTTACTTGAGGCGGTTTCAAAAAAGGCAATCTTCGGAGCTCCAACTCAACTAAACTACACCGCTATGATCTACTCTTTGATCATTCGAGTCATTGAAAGAATCCCTACAATTAAGGACTTGCGTAAGCGTTTGAAAAACAGCCTGGAATTTCGTTTCGACTGTGGATTTACGCTTGCTGACTCGGTTCCTAGCGAAGCATCTTATTGCCGAATGATCAAAAAGATAGATGACTCCTCTGTTTTGGCTAACTCTCAGGATGATTTGGTGCTTCAGGCATTTAAAGAAGGGTTTATTGATCCAGAATGTGTTGTGGCAATAGATGCTACTCATATCGAAGCGAGAGATCGCAAGCCTGAAAAAAAGCAAGAAGAAACTCCGGTTGAAAAGACTCCTAAAAAGCGTGGACGGAAGCCCAAATCAGAAAGAGAGGCATGGCTTAAGGAACAAGAGGAGCTAGAAAAGAATCGCCCCATATTTGAGAAGAAGATTGAAGATCAACTTTCCTGCACCTTCACAGAATTAGCACAACACATTCCTCTTGATCCTCAATGGGGGATTAAAAAGAATTCAGAAGGAAAAAACGTGTTCTGGTATGGCTTCAAAGGGCACCTCCTTGTTGATTGTAAGGGTCAGTACGTTTTAAGTTCTTTACTATCTTCAGGGAACATAAATGATGGGAAAATGGCTATTCCTTTGCTTAAAGCGCTGAGTGAAAAACATCCTTACTTGAACCCCTCCTATATCCTCGCAGATGCTGGATATGACTATATCCCCATATACCAGCAAGCGAGATGTATAGGAGCACGGGCACTCATTGATTACAATAAGCGAAACGAGCAACTTCCAGAAGACAATGATAAATATTTTCGTCCAATATGCCAGAAGGGTTATTCGTACCGCTACGATAGCCATGATCCGCGTTATGATACTTTGAAATACACTCGACCCAAGGAATGCCAGGAGTGTCCCCTCAAAGATAGTGATACCTGCCAAAAGGTATTTAAGATTAAGACTTTGTCAGATCCCAGAAAGTACACAGTACCAGCTAGGGGAAGCGACCGTTACTTTGAGCTTTACAAACAACGAACCGCTGTAGAGCGAGTCAATGCGTATCTAAAGGAGTATTTCCAGCTCAACAATATCCGTCATCGCGGAAAAAGTGCCCAAGTAGATTTTCAGTTTTCAATCCTTGCTTATACCCTCTGCAAATTAGCAGTTGACCGACTAAACAAGTCCATGAGAATTGCCGCTTAA
- a CDS encoding sensor histidine kinase, translated as MRPDRKFHKLYHEEFHKGRQHGEFRELRRSMKFLRPVGVLLNLLLLYLLFQWIGLKAIAVFFALILITREILQLGFFRRLEKRVFKPMEQLKQGFDEIAKGNYQVSIEPEVENEFTQLIYAFNEMAFKLQESERSNQEYEKNRKTLVANISHDLKTPITSIQGYLEVILEGCVGEPEKIKRYLETIYSNTAYMNKLIDDLFLFSKLDLDKVAMNYEVLSIGAYLDDLATELKFEFEERQFKFFYQNRTDRDYAVTIDGKRVYQGIRNIIDNAMKYGPEQDLKVTMELYVQEDDICIDIADNGPGIPEEQLPHIFNRFYRLDTERSKDFTSTGLGLAIAKELIEAQGGTISAASTDRAGSRFTIKLPISKSS; from the coding sequence TTGAGACCAGATAGAAAGTTTCATAAATTGTATCATGAGGAGTTTCATAAGGGCAGGCAGCACGGGGAATTTCGGGAATTGCGCAGGTCCATGAAGTTTCTGCGCCCGGTCGGAGTCCTTTTGAATTTGCTTCTTTTATACCTGCTCTTTCAATGGATCGGGCTCAAAGCCATTGCTGTATTTTTTGCCTTGATCCTCATCACCCGGGAAATACTCCAGCTCGGTTTTTTCCGGCGTCTGGAGAAGAGGGTCTTTAAACCGATGGAACAATTGAAGCAGGGCTTTGATGAAATCGCCAAAGGAAATTATCAGGTGTCAATTGAGCCGGAAGTCGAAAATGAATTCACGCAGCTGATTTACGCTTTTAATGAAATGGCTTTTAAACTGCAGGAAAGCGAAAGAAGCAATCAGGAGTATGAGAAAAACAGAAAGACTCTGGTGGCCAACATCTCCCATGATCTAAAAACGCCGATTACCTCGATCCAGGGCTATCTGGAAGTAATTCTTGAGGGGTGCGTCGGCGAACCGGAAAAAATAAAGCGTTACCTGGAGACGATTTACAGCAATACTGCCTATATGAATAAGCTGATTGACGATCTGTTTTTATTTTCCAAGCTGGATCTGGACAAAGTGGCGATGAATTATGAAGTCCTGAGCATAGGCGCTTATCTGGACGATTTGGCCACCGAGTTAAAATTTGAGTTTGAAGAAAGGCAATTCAAGTTTTTCTATCAGAACAGAACGGACCGGGACTATGCGGTCACTATTGATGGGAAACGGGTGTATCAAGGGATCCGCAATATCATCGATAATGCCATGAAGTATGGGCCGGAGCAGGATTTAAAGGTGACAATGGAGCTATATGTTCAGGAAGATGATATCTGCATCGACATTGCCGACAATGGCCCGGGAATTCCGGAAGAGCAGCTGCCCCATATTTTTAACCGCTTTTACCGGCTTGACACGGAACGCTCCAAAGATTTCACAAGTACGGGACTGGGTTTGGCCATAGCCAAAGAGTTGATTGAAGCCCAGGGGGGCACGATCTCAGCTGCCAGTACAGACAGGGCCGGCTCCCGCTTTACCATAAAGCTGCCTATTAGTAAATCATCTTAA
- a CDS encoding response regulator transcription factor, with the protein MKNILIIEDDVNIAELERDYLQLNGYQVDIVLDGATGLKKAVSGTYDILIVDLMLPQLDGFEIIKEVRKKLEIPIIVLSARSEDIDKIRGLDYGADDYLTKPFSPAELMARIRSHLKRYERLTGKHQGIEVINHRGLEINTASHKVYVNGKEVQFTAKEYELLLFFASNPNILFSKERIFDLLWGAEYYGDLATVPVHIQKIRKKIERDPANPEYIETVWGTGYRFNP; encoded by the coding sequence ATGAAAAATATCCTGATCATCGAAGATGATGTCAATATTGCCGAACTGGAACGGGATTACCTGCAGCTTAACGGCTACCAGGTCGATATCGTCCTGGATGGAGCAACGGGGCTGAAGAAAGCTGTCTCCGGGACTTATGATATTCTGATCGTCGATTTAATGCTGCCCCAGCTGGACGGGTTTGAGATCATTAAAGAAGTCCGCAAGAAGTTGGAGATTCCCATTATCGTCCTGTCGGCCCGCAGTGAAGATATTGATAAAATCAGGGGACTGGATTACGGTGCCGACGATTATTTGACGAAACCTTTCAGCCCCGCGGAGCTCATGGCCCGCATCCGATCCCATTTGAAACGATACGAACGTCTGACAGGTAAGCACCAGGGCATAGAGGTGATTAATCACCGTGGGCTGGAAATCAATACCGCCTCCCATAAAGTCTATGTCAATGGCAAAGAAGTTCAGTTCACCGCCAAGGAATACGAACTCCTGCTCTTCTTTGCTTCCAACCCGAATATACTTTTCAGCAAGGAGCGCATCTTTGATCTGCTTTGGGGGGCGGAGTACTACGGGGATCTGGCAACCGTCCCGGTTCATATTCAAAAGATCAGGAAGAAAATCGAAAGAGACCCGGCCAACCCGGAATATATAGAGACCGTCTGGGGAACCGGCTATCGGTTTAATCCGTAA
- a CDS encoding 4Fe-4S dicluster domain-containing protein, which translates to MSVSINLNRCDGCGLCISQCPAKVLELKEVKQADYNQLNMMGKLKIRVKGNSRAYVSNESACTRCKLCQNNCHERAIKVG; encoded by the coding sequence ATGAGTGTAAGCATTAATTTAAATCGGTGTGATGGCTGTGGGTTATGTATCAGCCAATGTCCGGCTAAGGTATTGGAATTAAAAGAGGTTAAGCAGGCCGATTATAATCAGCTTAATATGATGGGAAAATTAAAGATCAGAGTCAAGGGTAATTCGAGAGCCTATGTCAGCAATGAATCCGCCTGTACAAGGTGTAAACTGTGTCAAAATAACTGCCATGAGAGGGCGATTAAAGTCGGTTAA
- a CDS encoding Rpn family recombination-promoting nuclease/putative transposase, whose amino-acid sequence MSLIHNPHDKFFKETFGDVGTARSFLENYLPQEVRALVDLKTVLPQKDSYIDQELQESFSDLLFQVKIRENEGYFYFLFEHKVRPYADRRKKMSTRLADDSVLSKQREMFMQSVNHGKPPYISRFIRKGNRTGSAACRCSNGARATAPQSLKGHDAQECKFVYEVKS is encoded by the coding sequence ATGAGTCTTATTCACAATCCCCACGATAAATTTTTTAAAGAAACCTTTGGTGATGTCGGCACGGCCAGGAGTTTTCTTGAGAACTATCTTCCGCAGGAGGTTCGGGCACTGGTTGATCTGAAAACCGTCCTGCCGCAAAAGGACAGCTATATCGATCAGGAGCTGCAGGAAAGCTTTTCCGACCTCCTGTTTCAAGTGAAGATTCGTGAGAATGAAGGGTACTTCTATTTCCTGTTTGAGCATAAAGTGCGCCCATACGCAGACAGGCGAAAAAAAATGTCTACAAGGCTAGCTGACGATTCTGTCTTGAGCAAGCAGAGGGAAATGTTCATGCAATCCGTAAATCACGGAAAGCCCCCCTACATTTCGCGATTTATCCGAAAGGGAAACCGGACGGGGAGTGCAGCATGTCGCTGCTCCAACGGAGCGAGAGCTACCGCGCCCCAATCTCTTAAAGGGCACGATGCTCAGGAATGTAAATTCGTGTATGAGGTTAAAAGCTAA
- a CDS encoding reverse transcriptase/maturase family protein — protein MRSPQIVLENLQRQSQKQDYRFERLYRNLYNPDFYLLAYQKLYANNGAMTPGVDRTTLDGTGMERIESLIQSLKNRSYQPQPARRRYIPKKSGKGQRPLGIQAANDKLVQEVVRMLLESIYEPTFLDSSHGFRPNRSCHTALARMQRSFNGVKWFVEGDIKAYFDTIDHHMLVNILRRRIQDENFISLIWKFLRAGYLEDWQYNATYSGSPQGSGASPLLANLYLHELDLYMEEYKQRFDKGNRRQAGKDYGRAQRTHQYRKVKYDRLWLTLTDEEKKAAQREIRALRKRMLECPANDPMDGTYRRIQYVRYCDDFLVGIIGSKTDAEKVKADICRFLSDKLKLTLSPEKTLITHGQDKARFLGYDIAVCQDNTTRRTSRGQSRVHSGKVKLYVPKDKWVGKLREYGVLKVASDGNGKEKWTPQPRTDFMGLEPREIVNMYNAQLRGIYNYFRMANNASVLNKFHYVMKYSLYKTLAGKFRTTVSKINAKYSRDGAFIVEYMTKSGIRRVTFYQDGFPRIVAPLPANVDYQPEYVVNYEPKELFYRMKAARCELCGKEHVLVSSHQVKRLKDLTGSHPWERVMLKMRRKTLIVCNECHRAIHSVDSE, from the coding sequence ATGAGAAGTCCCCAAATTGTATTGGAAAATCTACAGAGGCAATCCCAAAAGCAAGACTACCGGTTTGAGCGTTTGTATCGGAATCTCTACAACCCAGACTTCTACCTGTTAGCGTATCAGAAGCTGTACGCCAACAATGGAGCCATGACCCCGGGAGTGGATAGAACAACGCTGGACGGTACCGGTATGGAGCGCATTGAATCCCTGATTCAATCGCTTAAGAACCGCAGCTACCAGCCACAACCAGCGCGCCGGCGCTACATCCCCAAGAAAAGTGGGAAAGGACAACGGCCACTGGGGATTCAGGCGGCAAATGACAAGCTGGTGCAAGAAGTCGTGCGCATGCTGCTTGAGAGTATCTACGAGCCAACTTTTCTGGACTCTTCCCACGGGTTTCGACCGAACAGAAGCTGCCATACGGCGCTCGCCCGGATGCAGCGCAGCTTCAATGGGGTCAAGTGGTTTGTCGAGGGTGACATCAAAGCCTATTTCGATACTATCGACCACCACATGCTGGTGAACATCCTGCGCAGGCGCATCCAGGACGAGAACTTTATCTCTCTGATCTGGAAGTTCCTCAGGGCTGGATACCTGGAAGACTGGCAGTACAATGCCACCTACAGCGGGTCTCCGCAGGGGTCAGGTGCCAGTCCCCTTCTTGCCAATCTGTACCTCCATGAGCTGGATTTGTATATGGAAGAGTATAAACAGCGGTTCGACAAAGGCAATCGCCGCCAGGCAGGCAAGGACTACGGACGCGCCCAGCGAACCCACCAGTATCGGAAAGTAAAGTACGACCGCCTGTGGTTAACCCTGACGGATGAGGAAAAGAAAGCGGCGCAAAGAGAAATCAGAGCCCTGCGCAAGCGGATGCTAGAATGCCCCGCCAATGACCCGATGGATGGCACCTACCGCAGAATCCAATACGTGCGCTATTGTGACGACTTTCTCGTGGGAATCATCGGCAGCAAGACGGATGCAGAGAAAGTCAAAGCTGACATTTGTCGGTTTCTCTCGGACAAGCTGAAGTTGACCCTCTCCCCGGAAAAGACTCTGATTACGCACGGACAGGATAAGGCGCGCTTCCTGGGATACGATATCGCGGTATGCCAGGACAACACCACCAGAAGGACATCCAGAGGTCAGAGCCGGGTGCACTCCGGAAAGGTCAAGCTGTATGTCCCGAAAGACAAATGGGTTGGTAAGTTGCGGGAATACGGTGTGCTCAAAGTAGCCTCGGACGGTAACGGCAAGGAAAAATGGACACCGCAGCCAAGAACCGACTTCATGGGACTGGAGCCGCGCGAAATCGTCAACATGTATAATGCCCAGCTTCGGGGTATCTACAACTATTTTCGGATGGCCAACAACGCCTCGGTACTAAACAAGTTTCATTACGTCATGAAGTACAGCTTGTACAAGACTCTGGCGGGTAAGTTCAGAACCACGGTTTCAAAGATTAATGCCAAATATAGCCGTGATGGCGCATTTATCGTGGAGTACATGACTAAGTCAGGAATCCGGAGGGTCACGTTTTATCAAGATGGATTCCCTCGCATAGTTGCCCCCCTGCCAGCAAATGTGGACTACCAACCGGAATACGTGGTCAACTACGAACCCAAGGAACTGTTCTACCGCATGAAGGCCGCCAGGTGTGAGTTGTGCGGCAAGGAACATGTTCTGGTCAGCTCCCATCAGGTGAAGCGCCTGAAAGACCTGACCGGCAGCCACCCATGGGAACGGGTCATGCTGAAAATGCGCCGAAAGACGCTAATTGTGTGCAACGAGTGCCACAGGGCAATACACTCTGTAGATTCTGAGTAA
- a CDS encoding group II intron reverse transcriptase/maturase, whose translation MRQGAGCLAYFIVGVIGSKTDAERVKTDIKQFLAGELKLKMSDAKTKITHSGDKARFLGYDIYVSREQCAKRRKDGAIMRSQTGSIKLLVPHEKWVGKLREYKAFKTVLTSDGKESYKALHRGKLVNRSDIDILTAYNQEIRGIRNYYRVANNSIKIGRLQYAENVR comes from the coding sequence ATGCGGCAAGGCGCTGGGTGCTTAGCCTACTTCATCGTCGGAGTTATCGGCAGCAAAACCGACGCCGAACGCGTCAAAACAGACATCAAACAGTTCTTAGCAGGAGAGCTTAAACTCAAAATGTCGGACGCCAAGACAAAGATTACACATTCAGGGGATAAAGCCCGCTTTCTCGGATATGATATTTACGTCTCACGGGAGCAGTGCGCAAAGAGACGAAAAGATGGAGCCATTATGCGTTCGCAAACAGGTTCCATCAAACTGCTGGTCCCGCACGAAAAATGGGTGGGCAAACTCCGCGAGTACAAGGCGTTCAAGACAGTTCTGACTTCAGATGGCAAGGAGTCCTACAAGGCATTGCACCGGGGCAAGCTTGTTAACCGGTCTGACATCGACATTTTAACAGCATACAACCAAGAGATAAGAGGGATTCGCAATTACTATAGGGTTGCGAACAACTCCATCAAAATAGGCCGATTACAGTATGCTGAAAACGTTCGCTAG
- a CDS encoding Rpn family recombination-promoting nuclease/putative transposase yields the protein MLSPTLPHSYPSQSIALQLLKYMVRIWESKLKESPTDRLPVIIPLVIYHGQEQWDGPLKLSGMIDHYEQLPDTVTQYIPEYRYILYNLSTYTDQELVGNMLLLIVLRAMRAIFIKDEKISIPSCMN from the coding sequence ATGCTATCGCCAACCTTACCTCATAGCTACCCATCCCAAAGCATAGCCCTGCAGCTGCTGAAATATATGGTCAGGATATGGGAAAGTAAGCTAAAGGAATCTCCGACAGATAGACTACCGGTCATCATTCCGCTGGTAATCTATCACGGTCAGGAGCAATGGGACGGTCCGCTGAAACTATCTGGGATGATCGACCATTATGAACAGCTGCCTGATACGGTAACCCAATATATCCCGGAGTACAGATACATCCTCTACAACCTCTCCACATACACTGATCAAGAACTGGTCGGCAATATGTTGCTCCTGATTGTATTGAGGGCGATGCGGGCAATCTTTATCAAAGATGAAAAAATTTCTATACCATCCTGCATGAATTAG
- a CDS encoding double-CXXCG motif protein, translated as MRYYCLEIDEGEKEPYAYGASVGEWPRKEIHCPLCQREWKKSTMYDWGTDNPIVLSNDNYPDFLWFYINHISGKAKDVLEREKITGYSLEKAHVLSVRDLSDLQLKELRRQGIRIHKIPTEPPVYHKLHVAVSAEFYKKSNVILLDRCPECGYETYSAENKERVEARDYLYLREESLKGADLFRAKGYGVTVYCSERFVEVYKRHELTGLTFTEIEVL; from the coding sequence ATGCGTTATTATTGTTTGGAAATTGATGAAGGAGAAAAAGAGCCCTACGCCTATGGAGCAAGTGTAGGCGAATGGCCAAGAAAAGAGATCCATTGTCCCCTATGCCAAAGAGAATGGAAAAAAAGCACAATGTATGACTGGGGAACCGATAACCCTATTGTTTTGTCTAATGATAATTATCCTGATTTTCTCTGGTTTTATATCAACCATATCTCAGGGAAGGCCAAAGACGTTCTGGAAAGAGAAAAGATTACGGGTTACAGCTTAGAGAAAGCTCATGTACTATCCGTCCGTGATCTATCGGATCTGCAACTAAAGGAGCTCCGGCGCCAGGGGATCAGAATCCATAAGATACCCACGGAACCGCCGGTCTATCACAAGCTTCATGTCGCTGTGAGTGCCGAATTTTATAAAAAATCAAATGTTATTCTGCTCGATCGTTGTCCGGAATGCGGCTACGAAACCTATAGTGCCGAGAACAAGGAGCGGGTTGAAGCGCGGGATTACCTTTATTTAAGAGAAGAATCCCTCAAAGGAGCGGATCTGTTCAGAGCCAAGGGCTACGGTGTTACCGTTTATTGCTCCGAGCGATTTGTGGAAGTCTATAAAAGACACGAGCTCACAGGGCTGACATTTACCGAGATTGAAGTGCTTTGA
- a CDS encoding molybdopterin molybdotransferase MoeA, translating to MANNQHDHISCPSSSCIGCATRCHRQQNDPFSRDEALAILFDQAKFELAKEFVPLNEALGRVTSEPTYAAFSVPSADTAQHDGIMVNWEQAKKLLESGSRVLAEHEFCLRAMGAVIEPPFDTVIPLEQVKHWTDGRVEIKALPAPGQGIKGAGSSIRGGERLVPANYRLNPAHLSILRFAGVETITVWKKPKAAIIPVGDDLVAPGRRPGPGQVVESDSILLAGILQECGGEAWTEPVAGDGVDLICQAILQVISRCDVLILIGGLGRSGARYGDYTVQAVEKLGRVLVQGMGFNPGGKAMLLAEIQGKCVVGIPAPPHAALTQAEQYLPAIMERFLGCPCYERPEIKARLHEDYQSGIRSGRHAHVGLRWTGEDYEIVPIRMGDTVDCFVNATGILMEEAEDRLLKKGEPAAVRLLCGEKTLRQRSQTGQDNPTG from the coding sequence ATGGCAAATAATCAGCATGATCACATCAGCTGCCCCTCCTCATCCTGCATCGGTTGTGCCACACGCTGTCATCGGCAGCAGAATGATCCGTTCTCCCGGGATGAGGCTTTGGCGATCCTTTTCGACCAGGCCAAATTTGAACTGGCCAAGGAATTCGTACCACTGAATGAAGCTTTGGGCCGGGTGACTTCGGAACCGACCTATGCGGCCTTCTCGGTGCCTTCGGCAGATACCGCCCAGCATGACGGAATTATGGTGAACTGGGAACAGGCTAAAAAGCTGCTTGAGAGCGGCAGCCGGGTGCTGGCTGAACATGAATTTTGTCTCCGGGCCATGGGCGCGGTGATTGAACCGCCTTTTGATACAGTGATTCCGTTGGAACAGGTAAAGCATTGGACAGATGGAAGAGTGGAAATCAAGGCCCTGCCCGCACCGGGGCAGGGAATCAAGGGGGCAGGCAGCAGCATCAGGGGGGGTGAGCGGCTTGTTCCGGCCAATTACCGACTAAACCCGGCTCATCTCTCGATCCTGCGTTTTGCCGGAGTGGAAACGATAACCGTATGGAAAAAGCCCAAAGCTGCCATCATTCCGGTGGGGGACGACCTGGTGGCACCCGGCCGCCGGCCCGGCCCCGGACAGGTAGTGGAGTCGGATAGCATTCTCTTGGCAGGGATCCTTCAGGAATGCGGCGGGGAGGCCTGGACAGAACCGGTGGCAGGGGATGGGGTAGACCTGATCTGCCAGGCTATTCTGCAGGTTATCTCCCGCTGTGATGTTCTGATCCTGATCGGGGGCTTAGGCCGCAGCGGAGCCCGGTATGGGGATTATACCGTCCAGGCTGTCGAAAAACTGGGCAGAGTACTGGTCCAGGGCATGGGGTTCAACCCCGGTGGGAAAGCCATGCTGCTGGCAGAAATCCAGGGGAAATGTGTCGTGGGAATTCCTGCGCCTCCTCATGCGGCTCTGACTCAGGCTGAGCAGTACCTGCCGGCGATTATGGAACGCTTTCTGGGGTGTCCGTGTTATGAGCGGCCGGAGATCAAAGCCCGGCTGCATGAGGATTACCAAAGCGGAATCCGCTCCGGCCGTCATGCTCATGTAGGTCTCCGTTGGACCGGGGAGGATTATGAGATTGTTCCTATCCGGATGGGAGACACAGTGGATTGTTTTGTCAATGCCACGGGGATTTTGATGGAGGAAGCTGAGGACCGTTTGCTAAAAAAGGGGGAACCAGCTGCAGTGCGGCTGCTTTGCGGCGAAAAGACGCTCAGGCAGCGCAGTCAAACTGGGCAGGACAATCCCACCGGGTAA